The sequence TCCCAGGTCCCACCTTCCAGCTGCCCTCCGGAGTCCGGACCCGACAGTCCAGCACACCGGCAACTAATATTGTCTGTGTGCGTATTTGGTCTCCTTGGTAAACTAATAGCCGTCACCGTCAGGCTAGTCTCCACTCTAACCCATATGAAAACTGGCCTTGCTGTTACCCGGATAGTTGACTGGAAGTTAGCTAAAAGGATGCTTAAACTAAACAAGGTGACGTGCGCGCAGGTTTCTGATCACTGATCAGCTGGAGGCGGGGGGGTTACGCGCCGTTACAGCCTTTTTATTAGCTAGTACTGTTACTGTACGTAGTAGATGGGATAGCGAAAGCTCCTTTGGCTTTTAGTGCGCGGGCGCGGACGGGTGGAGAAAAGAAGACCCAGCTAAAAAGATGCACAAGTGAACACATGCCATTAAATAAAACATACACGTCGGAAAAGGCACATGTTTACGTGGACCGGATGTTGGTGCAGCAGTTCACTACTACTAGTATACATAAGAAAATTGCGGGTTCGCTTTGGCCTTTTTGGTAGTATAGTACTTGTAAACTCGCTCGGACAAAGAACGGAAGGGAGAAACTTGTTACGTTTTGACGCAACACCTGGCATGGCACGTAGTAGTAGGTACTAGTACTTGTTACGTTTTGACGCGCGCGCGCCGCGCACCCAAACGCGCCGTGACACGTCGGTCGTCTGCAGCGCCACGCCAGAAAAGGACGACGGCATCGACACAGACAGCACCACCCCTGCCTGCATCACGTACCCTGGTGGGGTACCGGGCACTGCTGCTTTACACCATCAGCTTTATCTGCTTTTCAAAGTGCACAAACACGTAATCCAAGTCCCGACACAAGTTTGCTCCAGGACATCCAATCCAAACCTCTTTCCACTCTTCCCGAGTGGATGAACCACTAGTCCGCGGTTACCAGGCTCTGCGTCAATAGAAAAGAGCAGCACAGGATCAGAAATCTCCCCACGAGAACGTAGCCAGAGGCAGAGACCATACCCTACTGATGGTTTGCTGCATTGCGACAGCCACAGGTCGATGTGCTTGGCGATCCTCTCCCTTGCGGTATTGACTACAGCGAGAGACGAGCAGTTCGAAGCGTCCCCTGGTCAGTGCATACCGAGTCAGCATTCTCATCTAAACTGGGTGATAAATCAAGAGGTCAAGCATGCATAAAACCCATGTAAACCACTCTGCCAACAACAGCACACTATGTTACAACACTGTAAAAGACAGAAAGAAAAGCAGATTGGTGTATTGACCCGGTGACCAAGGTCAGTATTGCACTGCGATCGTAGCAAAGCTTTATGGAACCGTTTATTTCTTTTCGTTTCGAATTACCTTCGATCCTGAAAGGCCACTGCGGACAGCCCCTCAGATCAGTCCCATGTCCGCAGTTTCTGCATTTCATTATGTACGACGGCACTGCATGTGTTGTGAGACATCTATCAGTACACAAAAAACAAAGCAATCTATCTAAAGCGAAGCACTTGCACAGGCACAGCGCGATAAGTCGCTCGTATATGGAGCTCTGGCGGACTCACTGTCTTTCGATGATTTCTGCTTGGAGGCATGGCGCCATGGGTCTTGGGAGCCATTTGTAAACACGATTTTAGAAGCTGTGTGCATATATATTTGATGAAGCATCAGAGAAATGGGAAAAGAGGAGTCCCGATTGGGAAGTCGAAAGAGCTGCTCGTTGTCACTTTTGATGTCACACAACAGGCAACCAAAGCTAGCTAGCTAGAGAGAGACGAACCAGCGATTCTTGTGCCTCCATAATACAAGTTCGTCATGAACACATCGGGATAAACGCCTTCCCCAAAGACATGTCTGCATAGGTCCAAATGGTACCTGGAAGTTCAAAATGTgtaaggtatatatatatatatatatagcacaCTGCATTGAGAGTACTTTTTTTGGAGATACAAATGTTGTTGATCATATGTTCTACAGTTCTAGCCAAACTTAGAAAAAGTTCAATTCTTTGAAAAGTGAAACGCACGTTTATTTCGAGACAGGGAGTTACATTGTAGTCAGCAGCTCATGCTATTCCAATGAAATGTAGCACGGTTTGGAGTAATAGAACATATAAAACTCGGGAGGTGTGTCGAAAGTCAGAACACACATAAGGATAGGGAACATTACCTCGTATTGATCCTTGCAGAACGAACGCTGTCATTTTTGGGTGCCACTTGAAAGTAGGCAACCTCACTGCAAACTTGGAACCACCAGAGCCTAGAACCTAAAAGAAAATTGTAACCTGAATAAGTACATGAAGGTATGTAATTTGAATACCAAACAAGAGTTATCTTGGTGTTCACTCCAAGCTCTTAGATGTAACTATGCAAGCaaattttcttttttttgttataGAAAACAAGTAAAACATCATTTAGAGCATGTTTGGATCTCGTGAATTAAAACCAATATCTAAAAAGTGCATATCATTTCATTATTAGATCACTTTCCAATTTCTCTCAATTTTTTGGACCTTACTAGAATCATGTGGAGTTGTTTCCTTCAGATATTCTCGATCATACGAGGATGGTGGTGTCTCCATTTTTTTAATGTAATAATCTTTCACAAATTGAGCATATGCTTCCTGCAAAACCAGTAAATGGAAGATCAAAAAGGAGGCTCTAAAAGAGGAAGATATAATAGTAAAATTGTATAATGTGTTTGCTCATCCATCGACAGGTTGCCTGCAGAATTTTCACtcaacagtgtaactatttttccatcTATATAGATTAAACTACTATGCTTATTCCTCTTATTTGCTATTGGCAGGGGAGTTTAACTAGTAAAACAATTTACATAAAAATGTTAATACAAGGACAGTTATTTCTTTGCTGGCTCCTTCTGTCTTCCAGcaagattttacagatctcaagtaCAACTATATAAGAAGGGACATGTACCACCAAGTTTTTCCTGTTCTTCTTCGCCTTTATTAGTGGAGGGCACAAGGCATCTGGGTTCCCGTATTGGAACTGCAAAATAGCATCCACTCTCAAACATCCACAAAACATACTTCTTTAATAAAGCAACTTAGAAAAAAAAAATACTATGCATACGGTTGTCGCTGCCGCATCCGCCAGGAAGAAGAGGAAGTCGCCATCATTTTTCAGCTGCACGCAGAGTAAAATATATCATCGGTGTTGAAGTATGTGAAATTGGCAGGATCAGCTTGCTATGCACAAAAGGATTTACCGTCTGTGCTCCAAATAGAGCCTTCACCGAGTGACTCTCCAGCCGGAGCTGTTCGTCAACGAGTTCAGTTATTTCCTGAAGGACAGCTTTGCACTCAGGGCCAGCTGACTCTCCAACCTACATAATAAAGGCTGTCACATATGGAGACCTGAATTGGGTAGAAGTACATCAAACAGACAGAATTCATTTGCGCCGTCTCCACCTATGCCCGGAGTGGACTATCAACCTGCTTGTCAAAGTCGGTGTAGTTGTACACTGCAAGAACCACCCCTGAGCTCGCGAGGCTCCCACATGTCAAATGGGGGAACTTGAGCCTGAACCAGGCGCTGAGAGCGCCGGAGTAGGAGACCCCGATGACGAACCAGGGGTTGTCGAAACCTGATCGGTTGTACCGGGCATTCAGCGATTCCTaccgggaaaagaaaaaggaaaaacagagAAAGGCTCACGATTCTTCCAGCACATGAAGCACGAGTTGCTGAATCAGGCAACACAATGCCAATTAATTAATTAAACCTGATAGTACTGCCGGAAGACGGCCAGGTCGAACAGGGCCTGCTTCGACGACAGGAACCTCAGGTTCTCGGTGGTCAGCTGCTTGAATGGAGAACTCTTCCCGTAGTACCGGTGCTCCGGCGTCACCACCGCGGCGCCGAACTTCTTGGCGAGCACCTGACCACATGGACCAGGCGGTTCATCAGCACGAGACGGGGTACGGGGAAGCAGGTGTCCAGGTGTGTGAGTGCTATGCGAGTTGCAACTCACGGCCAGGTAATCGTTGGGGATGCCGTCGCAGGCGGACTCGCCGCAGATGCGCAGGAAGACCGGGCCGCCGGGGGCCCGATGGTAGTCGAGGAACTCGAAGTAGCGCTGCTTGAATTGCCGGTGGTCCTGAAAAGCCGCGATCGGCGTGAGCGACGGCTCTCAAACAAGAATCCTCCCTCCTCCCAGTACGGGTGCGCCGTGGCGTGCGCGACAGGGAGCCGGAGAGGGAGTTGACTGATGACTCACGGTGGGGGAGAAGTGGTCGAGGCGCTGGTTCATCCACCGCTCGTCCTTCGTAAGGTGCCTGCTGCCGGCGGGTGCGGCGGCGGCGATCGGCTCGGCGGCGCGCGCGAAGAGGAAGgcgaggaggaggaagacgatgCGAACGCGAGACCCCATCATCGGTGTCCGCCACTCCGGCTGAAAATTCTCCCGTTCCGTTCCAGTCCAGTCCAGCAGTAGTATAATCCTACTCCAGTGGCTGTTGTTATGTGACCCTTGGGCTAGGTTTTTGTGCT is a genomic window of Zea mays cultivar B73 chromosome 5, Zm-B73-REFERENCE-NAM-5.0, whole genome shotgun sequence containing:
- the LOC100279875 gene encoding Probable serine protease EDA2 precursor (The RefSeq protein has 1 substitution compared to this genomic sequence); translated protein: MMGSRVRIVFLLLAFLFARAAEPIAAAAPAGSRHLTKDERWMNQRLDHFSPTDHRQFKQRYFEFLDYHRAPGGPVFLRICGESACDGIPNDYLAVLAKKFGAAVVTPEHRYYGKSSPFKQLTTENLRFLSSKQALFDLAVFRQYYQESLNARYNRSGFDNPWFVIGVSYSGALNAWFRLKFPHLTCGSLASSGVVLAVYNYTDFDKQVGESAGPECKAVLQEITELVDEQLRLESHSVKALFGAQTLKNDGDFLFFLADAAATTFQYGNPDALCPPLIKAKKNRKNLVEAYAQFVKDYYIKKMETPPSSYDREYLKETTPHDSSSRLWWFQVCSEVAYFQVAPKNDSVRSARINTRYHLDLCRHVFGEGVYPDVFMTNLYYGGTRIAASKIVFTNGSQDPWRHASKQKSSKDMPSYIMKCRNCGHGTDLRGCPQWPFRIEGDASNCSSLAVVNTARERIAKHIDLWLSQCSKPSVGAW